The genomic interval GCAGAAAAGTACGCTTAATACCATCGTTTTTGCCAGCGACAAAGAACTTGTCAGTAGCAGCGACGATCAATTTATTATGATTTGGAGACTCCCATGAATATTTCAAGTATTGTGATACAAACAAAGCCTTTACATGTAAAAGAAATTATCGCCATTTGTGAGGCGAGTGATTTTTGTGACTACCATTTTTCCGATGAGCAAACAGGCAAGATCGTCGTGACGATTGAGGGTGAAAACCTCGATGAAGAGATGTCAAAAATGAAAAAGATCGAGCAGATTCCTCACGTCATCTGTGCCGATATGATGATGGCATACAGTGAGGATGAACTGGACAAAGAGCGCGAAATGTTAGAGCATTCTCCCAGCGTGCCAGACATCCTCAATGATGAAAGTATTGCACTCAAAGACATCGTCTACAAGGGTGATTTGAAGAAGAAGATCAACTAAACATCTCGTGCATTAGAGGAGTCTTAAGCGCATACGCGGTACAATACCTTTAAAAAATATAAAGGCAATATCCATGGGTTTAGGTGTCGGTATCGTAGGACTCCCCAATGTCGGAAAATCAACCACGTTTAACGCGCTTACCAAAGCGCAAAATGCAGAATCTGCAAACTATCCTTTTTGTACAATAGAGCCCAATAAAGCTGTGGTTCCTGTTCCAGATCCAAGACTCGAAGAGCTTGCAAAGATCGTCAATCCTGAGCGCATTCAGCACTCAACGGTCGATTTTGTTGACATCGCTGGTTTGGTTAAGGGTGCTAGTGCAGGCGAAGGTCTTGGCAATCAGTTTTTGTCCAACATTCGTGAAGTCGAAGTCATTTTACATATGGTGCGCTGTTTTGAAGATGAAAACATCACGCATGTTGAAAACAGCATCAATCCGCTTCGTGACATCGAGATCATCGAGAGTGAGCTTATTTTTGCGGACGTTCAACAACTCGACAAAAAATTAGACCGTCTCAAACGTCAAGCCAAACTCGAAAAAGGCGCACAAGCGATGGCAGAAATTGCCACGGAACTTCGCGCCCATCTTGATGACATCAAGCCTGTCAGCACCTTTGCTAGGCGTGATGATGAAAACTTTCAAGCACTCGATAAAGAGCTACGTTTTCTCTCCAACAAAACCATCATCTACGGTGCCAATGTCGATGAAGCAGGACTTTTAGAAGAGAATAGTTTTGTTAAAGCCGTTAAAGAACATGCAAAAGCTGTCGGTGCGGACGTTGTTGTTCTTTGTGCTAAAGTTGAAGAAGAGATGATTGGTCTTGAAGAGGATGAAGCCGAAGAGTTCTTAAAAGAGCTTGGCATCGAAGAATCAGGTCTTAAACAGATCATCCGTCTTGCCTTTGACAAACTTGGCCTTGCGTCATACTTCACAGCAGGTGTCAAAGAAGTTCGCGCGTGGACGATTGAAAAAGGGTGGAAAGCCCCTAAGGCTGCGGCAGTGATTCACAACGATTTTGAAAAAGGATTTATCCGTGCCGAAGTCATTGGCTACAACGATTTTATCGCATTCAAAGGCGAAGCTGGCTCAAAAGAAGCAGGTAAAATGCGCCTAGAAGGCAAAGAGTACATCGTTCAAGATGGCGATGTGATGCACTTTAGATTTAACGTTTAACCTTCAGCCACGTTTACATGTAAGCTTACATGTAAACGTGGTTTACTTCACTACCTTTTCAATTTTTCTTCATTTGCAAAAGAAGCAGCCTTGTGTTTCGTGAGCTAAAATAAAGCGTCAAGGCAAACAAAAGCACAGCGATGGAAAACATAGTAACGGTGGCTAAGTCCCACTCACCATTGCCATTTTGGGCTTGCGACAGCTTCCCACCCGTGGTTGCTTTGGCTTTCACATCCGCAGGAAATCCCTCCAAAGGCGCGATGCCTTCTTTAACTACGCTGTGTCCAGGACCGCCATCGAGTACGACTTGGTACGGCTCTTTGGGAATCGCGATGATCAGCTCACTCGATTCGGGCAAGCGTTGTTGAAACAACACATTCCCACTGAGGAGTGACTCCAACTTAATGAGCGCTCCAGAAGCGAGCTCTCCTGTACTAAACTCGCCACGAACGGTGATAGTGTCATCATCGTTGTTCATAACGTTCATCAAAAGCGTGTGCGCCTCTAAAAACGATGCCACACACAGTGCCATAATGATTATGCCTAATTTTTTCATATCAATCCTTCAGTTGAAATTTTTGTGTCCAAAATGCTTGAATTTTCTCTTGCTCTTGTGGGAGTTTAAAACCGATCCAAAGCAGCAAAGCGCCTACAACAAATAGCCCAATATCCACACTTAAGATGCTCATCATTTCCTCTTGCCACAAGAGAAGTGGTGAAAAACCACTGGTGTAAAAGTGAATGAGGGGGCTAATGAAAAACAAAATACCGCCCAGTTTTAAAAACTCTTTTGCCGTTTGGTAGGAGTTAAGACGGTAAAACGACCACGTCAATGTTGCGATCCAAAAGAGCGCAAAAGCACTTTTGTGCCAGAAAAAGCGTTCAGGTAGATCAAACGGCAAGCTCCATTGCAGTGCAAATAAAAGTCCCGTCGCAGGAATAACCCCGACCATAACGCTTAAGGAGAGTTTGCCCATCCAGTGGTAGATCGGAACGTTAGACGAAAATTGACGCGCCTGTTTTTCCATGTAAAGCAGCACACCAAAGCCTAATGCGAAGGCAGAAACGAGCATGAGTGAGGCGATAAATAGCCTTGTAAACGTGTCAACCCCAAAGAGAAAATGCAAAAAGAAGATCGCATCGTAAAAAAGCCCCGACCAGTGCTTGTCCATCACTTTGTGCTGGGCAATAAGACTGCCATCAACGCCACTCAGCGTTACGCTTGGCTCATTGGAGATACCGTTTAAAAACGGCATATAGGGATTGTATCCTTCGACTTTGGCTTGCGCACTTGAGTCTTTCCAGTTGCTGAGCGTAATTTTATGGATTTGAACCTCAGGCATAATCGCTTTGGCTTTGAGCAAAATCTCATTCATGGAGAGCATAGGAGCTGTGTCATTTTTCTTCTCAATGCGCGCAAGATTGGGGTAGAGCACAGGGCCTACCAGTTTCCACGTCTCGAAGGTTTCGCCTTTGGATGCCAGATATGCCATCGGTCCTGACGCGTTGTATCCGATGTTCATCAGTGCTCCCGTGAGCGTGATGATGATAAACGGTGGAAAAACCCACATGAAAATTTTGCGGTGCCATTTGGCAAACTTGCTTTGGGCATTTTTGCCACTGTTTTTATAGTTGATTTTCCAAATAAGCATCAGTCCACCGATGATAAGAAACATCGCAGCAACGGCGGTAAATCCAAACACAAGGTAGCCAAAGAGTTTAAAGGGTCTGCCATAGTGCATATAGTTTAAAAAGCGTGCGAGTTGAGACTGTTCATCTTCGTTTTCCACCTCTTGTGCGGTGTTAGAATTGAACACTTTTGTTTTCATAAACATCGTTGAAATGCGAAGAGCCGGGTCGTGCATGGCACCGGGTAGGGTGATGGTAATGCCATTAACTTGCGGGTAATCAGGATCAGCAAGCACAGGATCGATCATCGCGGAGTAGTCCACTTTTTCAACATTAGGCATTGCATAATGGCGCGAAGGCTTCTCCCACACCTGAACAAAAGGAAGCAAAATGGCAAAAATACCAAAAAAAACAGCCACATAAAGCAGCAGCGAAATGTTAATGCCCACCGCAACGTGAATGCGTTGGAGACGTTGTTTAAAAATCTTTTTAGCTCCTTCCATCATACACTCCCTTTAAAAAATAGAACAGCGATGATGATGGCAAAGCCAAGGGTGGGCACAGTGCTTCGAAGCAGCACGCTCAGTTTTGTAGGAGCTAGGACGATCCACAGCGCCGCTACTGCCCAGACAAACGTGTTAAACAACAAAGGAATGATGATGGACTCACCTGGCGTTACAGGCAGAAGAAAAATGAGCAAAGTCATACCCAAATACGCAACGCATAAGCCTCCAATGATGGCACAAATGCCTCTGAAAAGTCCGATGGTTTTACCACTCTTTTCAGGTTGTGAGAGCTCTTTAATAAGGCTCATTCCTTTGGTTTTTAGCATTTTCATCCTTTACATGTAAAGATCTTGCGCCACACAGACGCAAGATCTTTGGTTTTTAAAATGTGTATTTAAAGCTAAGCGTGGCATTGCGTGGTGAGCCATACACCATGCCATCCGAGCCGATACCTTCGTAATACTCTTTATCAAAAATATTATTCACATTGAGTTGGAGTTTCATATGTTTATCCACATCGTATGAAACCATCGCGTTGGTTAGAATATATGCATCTTGGGTGATTTCGGTTGCACCACTTCCCGTGTAGATTTTGCTTCGATAGTTCAGTCCCAGACCAAAACCGAATTTTTGAATGGTGTATTTGGTAAAGAGATTTGCCATCGTGCGAGAGGCTTTCGTTGAAATTTTGTTGCCATCCGCATCCTTAGCTTCAAAATTGGCGATTCCAAAGCCCATATTCCAGTTATCGGTTATTTCGCCGTTAATATCGATTTCAAACCCTTTACTCACGACGCCATCAACGGCTTCGTACGCATAGTCCGTCGTACCTGAAACGAACTGGCTGGTCGCTTCACCGACATTGTCTTGTTCAACTCTAAAGACAGACAATGATGCGTTTAAGCGTTTATCGAAGTATTCGCCTTTGATGCCCGTTTCGTAATTTTTTCCAACGATGGGATCAAGATACTCTCCGCTCACATCTTTATGATCTTGTGGTTTAAAAATATCGGTGTAACTGACGTAAACAGAGTGATTTTCGTTGAGATCGTAAATAAGCCCTGCGTACGGCGTCAGTTCGTTGGTAAACTCTTTATTTCCTGTGCCAGTATCGTTTTTATATTTCCAATCCGAAACCCTGAGTCCCGTAATGAGTTTCAAATCATCCGTTAAAGAGAATTTGCCAGCGACATAGGTTCCCATTTGGGTGGTTTTATGGGGAGTCGTCGCATAATCCATTGATAAATTAGGATTGGCTACATTGATAGCATACAAATTCATAACAGGACTCGCAAGAGAGGATACAGGATAATCCATACCCCAGTTATTGTATTTAAGATCGGAAGTGTTACGCATCACGCCAAAGATGATTTCATGATTGAGATTCGCTAATTCAAACGGTGCAGAGATATAAACATCGATATTTTGCTCGTTGTAAAGCGAATCATTGACATAACGGTAAACATAGCCTTCGCCCGTACCGCTAGCTTGATCAACCGTTCCTCCAAAATAGAGCAGTGATGAATCGCCGTAGAGTTTACGGTACGAATAAGCAAGATTGAAAGAGATGTCGTTGTAAAGGTACTGCTTAAAATCAAGATAAAAAGCTTTTGTTTCGCTGTTCCAAGCCGTATAGTCTTCACTGACCGTAGCAGATCTGGAAAAATGGGTTCGCGTACCATCACTGTAAAACGCAGGCAACCCACCCCAACGAATTCCACTACGATCCAGTTTTTGATACTCAGCAGCAATGGAGAGGTACGTGGTCTCCGTTAAGTCCATATCCACAACGCCATAAACAATGTCGTTTGTTTTTTCATAGCCGTTCATAAACGATTTTTTATCTTCGTGTTTCGCGACAAGACGTCCTCTGATATTTCCCTCTTCATTAAGCGGTGATGAAACATCCATGGAAGAACTGTAAGCATCCCATGAACCAGCAGAAACTTCTACTTCGCCTTTGACCTCTTTAGAATTGGCATGTTTGCGAATAAAATTCAATCCCACAGCAGGGTTACCCGCTCCCGTCATTAATCCATTAGCCCCTTTTACGATTTCAACACGATCGTAAATGGATAGGTCAATATCATTGGCACCTGCATCTGAGATAGCGTAAGTCGGCATCCCATCTATCAGATAATAATCGACATCAAAGCCTCGTGCCGTTGGGTATATTCTTTCATCCATACGATTTAAAGAGACGCCTGTAACGTAACTCAGCATCTCTTGATAAGAGGAAAGACCCATATCTTCGAGTTTTTGATCGGTCAGCACGGTCACCGATTGGGGTGTTTCGCGTGTGGATAAGTTGAGCTTGGTTGCCGTACGCATGCTTTTGGTCGTGTAAGAACCCGTTCCTTCGCTAATCGCAGATTCATCTGCTGCATGAATAGTGATGGCATCGAGTGCGACATTGGCATCGTCTTTTTGTTTAACGATGATGGTATTATCTTTAATAACCGCCTCAAGTCCCGTGCCGTCTAAAAGCAGTTTTAAAGCTTTCTCCAATCCCTCGACATTTTTAATCGGAGTCGCTTTTTTGCCCGTAAGGATGTTCGTATCCATGATGTAGGGCAGTTTGGATTGCTCTGAGAGGGTTTCGATCGCCTCTTTGAGCGACGTTGTCGTGATGGTGTACGTGCCATCTCCTGCATACAAGCTTCCCGCCAGAAGCAATGCAACTGAGTGTGCTACCAAAGAGTGTTTGAGTAAGCGCATAGTTTCTTCCTTTTTCTCTTTACATGATTTTGAGAACGAATCTCTAAAAAAGAAGACGCAAAAGGATGAATTCTCTGACATAAAATTTTGACCCATTTATTTGATGACGATTTTAGTGGCGCTTTTTTCGATCATCACAGGATGAATAAGCGGCAATGCGTCTAAAAAAGCGTCGAGTCGGTGCACATCAAAATTCCCACTGATGGGAAGAGCTGCAACGCGTGTATCGAGATAAACCGTGATATCAAGATGCTTGGCAAATTCGTTAAAGACCTCTTTGAGGCTTGCTTGGTAAAAGGTGTATTTTCCCTGTTGCCACTCTCCAACTTTTTGGGCGTTGATTTTTTGAAGGTCAATATGTTGTGTCACTAGATTGAAACTAAGGCTTTCTCCTTTAGTTACTAAAGCAATAGGTTTATCGTTATGATTGAGTGCGGAAACCTCCACTTTTCCCTCTTTGACATTGATTTGAAGAAGGTTTTCAAAGTTTTGAACCTCAAATTTAGTGCCTAGCACTTTGATGTTCACCCTGTCCGTTTGAATGATAAAAGGTGCCGTCTGGTTGGGAAAAACATCGAAAATGGCTTTGCCACGCGACAATTTCACCAAACGTTTGCTTTTAAAGTAGGTCACGTCGATGCTGGTATTGGCATCTAGGGCAATTTTTGATGTGTCAGGCAAGAGAATGTCGTTGTGAACTTTATTTGTGGCAACATACTGCTCTGAAAACGTGATGCGATCGTAAAAGAGGGTAAAATAAACCACGCACAGCGTACAGGCGGCAACGGCAAGCGGTGCTATGTAGCGCAAAAAGAGGGGTTTTGTATTTCGTACTTCGCGTGTGTGCCTCACTTCACGTTTCAGATCATCCAAAAACGCTTGCGGCAGTGCATGAACCTCTTGCAGCAACTTTTTTTCATCCTGAAAAGCTTCATGATGGCGCGCATCACAGGCAATCCATGCGAGAAAGGTTGAGTCAGTTTGAAGGTTTTCGCCTTCGCTCTGCTTGGAGAGCCATAAGCGTGCTTGATGCTGTATATTTTCTTGGATCGACATCAAAAACCACCCTCTTTACGTTTGATCTTCTCTTTGAGCTCTATGCTGGCACGTGAGAGATGCTTTTCAACCGCTTCGATGGAAATGCCCATCATCTGCGAAACTTCATCTCGGCTGTAGCCTTCAAGCACATGCAAAACAAAGGCTTCTTTGCGCTTTTGAGGCAGTGTTTGAAGCGCTCGCATCAGTGTTTTTTGACGATCTTGTTCAAGCAACACCTCTTCAGGCTCAACGGTTTTAGCGATGTATGCGTTCTCTTCATAGAGTACTTCTTGGAGATTAAAGTTTTTACGGGCTTTATCGATCATAAGATTTTTTGCGATTTTATACAGCAGTGCCCGTTTGTTGAGGATCTCTTGGCTATTTTGCAGAGCAATGGCTTTCATATACGATTCTTGAACAATATCTTGTGCATAATCTTTATTGGGGATTCTGCTCTTAATAAAAAACAATAATTCTTTATAATACTGAATCATTACCCTACCATTTTCTCTTTTATAATTTTGATAACTATAGTCAAAAAGTAGTAAAGCGGTGCTTAAAAGGTGAAATTAGGCAGAAAATTGACGAAAAAAGTGAGATGATTTGAAAAAAAAGGAAGGAATATCTTTTTACATGTAAAGATTAAGAAGTGTAACCAAAGAGCATAAACAGACTCTTTGGTTACAGGGGAGTTTTTTTATTCTCCGCTCAGTGTTTCCCCATCGTACGCCATAATCCCATATTCCAGATTGAGGACGGTTTTAAAACCCATGTGTTTTAAAATGCGTTGACAATACGCACTTCTGCTTCCGCTGTAGCAGTATAAAATGACAGGTGTGTTCTCTTTGCCGTTTAACTGCTCCATAGCATTGTGAAAGCTGGTGGTGGGGATCAGGAAGTCAGTGCCTTTGATACGGTTGCCGATCCACTCCATCCATTCGCGTGTGTCGACAAGGTTGAACTTCACACAGCCTTGTTCTCTAGCTTCTAGGAGCGCTTCGAGTTCACTGCCATCGAGTTGTTCTTTTTTCATCAAGACTTCGCACTCTTCTTTGCTGAGACCGCGAGTATGCGTATGTGCTACTTCTTCGGTGTTTTCTTCTTGGGCAAGTTCGCGCGCGTGCTCAGGCGTGCAGAAGATCGTGCAGTGGCATTTGCCTTTTTGGGGAATTTCTACCGTGAGTGCAGGCGTACAGGGGCATAAACGGTTATCGGCTTTGGCTTGCTCTTCGGGTGTGTTTCCGATGACCATAAAACAGGGACAGTAGCGTTTGCCATAAATCAGTTTATTGCGTGTTAAGCCTTGCTGGATGGACTCTTTGACTTCGGTGAGTGGGGTGTAGGCGAATCCAAATTGCTCGCATACCTTGTCGGTAAATACCTCTGTTTTTTCAAATTCTGCTAGAAACTCGGGTGAGTTCATATCTATTTTAGTTATCAAATGTATTTCCTTCATTTATTTTTATATGCACTATTATAGAGAATTTGCATTGGAAGAAAATTAAAAGAACGCTTTACATGTAAAGCATCAAGAAAAGAAGGCGTTTACTCTTTATATGTAAAAGCGTTTTTGCGATTTTTTTGCTCTTTTTTTGCTTTACCATTTCTCTCGTTGGTTAAAAAAATAAATTAAAAAAAGAGTTTAAGATGCAAACGCTTCAACCGCACGATACGTTAAGACTGGACGAGGTCAAACATCTTCGCGATATCTTCAATGCTCAAAATTCCAAAGAGCTTAAAGTTGCGTTTGATGCACTGAATGCTTCCATCGAAATTTCACAAGAGGATTTGGAAATTCAGTTCAATCGCTATTTTGTAGGTCCCATGGAAACCGTTGCCGATCCTTTTGCCTCCGTCTACCTCGATAATCCCGATGTTTTTATGTCCAAAACTACTTTATATGTAAGAGATTTGTACGAAACGATGGGCTTTACCTATTCGCTTAAAAACGTTATTCCTGAAGATCATTTGGGTGTCGAATTAGATGCCTATTACCAACTACTTTTTCTTGAAATTGCTAAAGAGATCACCTATTTAAGTGACCTTCGTCACTATTTTTTACATGAACACTTAGCCCTTTGGATACCGCGTTTTCTTGAACGTGGCTTAGCGCAAAGTGAACGAGACTCTAAAGCGATGACTTTTATTTTACTGCAGCTCAAATCGTTATTGATAAGAGAAACCACGACAACAAGGAGTTCTTGAATGAGTTATTCCAAAGAAAAAGTTGAGAGCATTCTCAACAACGGCATCAGCCGAAGAAGTTTTCTAAAAGGCTTAGCAGCCAGTGGTGTATTGACATCGCTTCCAGGCGGTATTCTTCAAGCCAATGAAGATCTCAATACTAAAATTCCCTATGTAGGGCAAAAAAATTACCAAACGTTTCGCAATGCGTGTCCACGAAACTGTTACGACACCTGTAGTATCAAAACTTACGTCAAAGATGGCGTGATGCAGTTTATCGAAGGCGCAACGGAGTCTACCTATACCAGAGGTGGCTGTTGTGTTAAAGGCAATTCGTACGTCAAGAGAGTTTACTCAGCGCGTCGTCTTAAATTCCCAATGATGCAAGTGGGCGGCAAAGGTTCAGGCAACTGGAAACGCATCTCTTGGGATTATGCGATGGAAACGATTGCTAAAAAACTCTTAGAGATGAAAAAAGAAGATGGAACCTTGCTTGGTGCTGCACTCACCAAATACTCTGGCAACTTTGGCATCACCCATTACGGTGTAGAGGGGATGTTTAGCTCTATTGGCTATACCACCAGACTTGCGGGAACACCATGTTGGCCAGCGGGTATTGACGCGCAAAACCTCGATATGGGCGATATGTGGTGTAACGATCCTGAAGAGATGAAAGACAGTAAATTTATCATTCTTTGGGGTGTGAATCCTGCGAGCAACTCGGTTCACTCGATGAAATACATCTATGAAGCGAAGAAAAAGGGTGCTAAAGTTGTCGTCATCGACCCAATTTTCACCGAAGCCGCTTCCAAAGCGAGTCAATACATTCAGATTAAAACAGGCACCGATGGTCTCTTAGCGCTTGGAATGGCAAAGATTATCATTGAAGCCAATTTACACGATCAAAAATGGCTTGATGCGAACTCAAAAGGGTACAAAGAGTACAAAGCGTATCTTGATAAAGAGATCAAATTAGACAATGTTTCTAAAATTACAGGCATTCCTCTTGCAATGATTAAAGAGTTGGCTTTATCGTTTGCAAAAGCAAAACCTGCAACTGTTTGGATGGGCTATGGTATGCAACGTCACACCAATGGCGGCTCAATGATTCGTGCGATTGACGCATTGGTAGCAGTTTCAGGAAACATTGGCAAATACGCAGGTGGTGCTCGTTATGGTCACCTGAGCACATGGGGCTTTAACTATGCCGCACTTTCTCAAACCAAACCAGAAGGCAGCGTTGGGTACACCGGTGTTAGCGCTATCAAAGGTGAATTTGCGAAAGAGAGTGGTGCAAAAGCGGCGTATACCGATCGTTCTTTAAACATCAACAAAACAGCGCGTGAACTTTTAAATGCAAAAGAGCCCAAAGTAAGATTGCTGTGGGTGGCCTGTAAAAATGTCTTCTCACAAGATTTTGATCGCAATCAACTTATCCGTATGTTTCAACAACTTGACCTTGTGGTCGTTGCCGATCAGTTCTTTAATGAAACCGCAAAATGGGCCGACATCGTCCTTCCTGTTGCCACACAGTTTGAAGAGTACGATGTGAACGTCTCTTACTGGCATTACTGGTTGAGCCTCAATGAGCAAGCAATCAAACCTCTTTTTGAAGTCAAATCCGACGTTGAGATTGCAGCACTGCTTTCTAAACATATGAATAAACTAGAAAAAGGTTCATGTACCTTCCCTCAAAGTGTGGATACCAAAGTGATGACGATCAAAGAGTTTAACCCTGGCATCTACGAGCAATTTGGCATTAAATCATGGGAAGAGCTTAAAAATGGTCCCGTAAAAGCCAAAGCGGTCATTCCGTATGCCGATGGCAAGTTTAAAACTCCAAGTGGTAAGTTTGAGTTTTATTCTGACAAAGCCTTGGAGCTTTTTGGTAATGCTTTACCTTCCTATGTTGAAGTGCGTAAACCGTACGATAAATTCCGCATGACATCACCTCATAGTAGATGGAGCTTGCACTCACAGTTCCAAAACTTAGAGTGGATGGAAGACATGCACCCTGAGCCGTATGTGTACATCAACCCAGATGATGCGGAAGCCAAAATGGTCAAAGAGGGCGACACGGTAGCGGTCTTTAACAAACAAGGACTCTTACGTGTGAAAGCCAAACTCACCGACAACGTTCAAGCCGGAACCGTTTTGATGTACGAGCAGTGGTATAACAACAACATTTACAACGTCAATGAACTTGTCGATGACACCAGTTCAGACATGGGTGCGTTTAAAACGGGAGCTCCTGGAGTTGCCTTGCATGATACCTTTGTCAACTTTAGAAAACTATAACAGGAGATTGTGATGCAAAAAGCTTTTTTAGTCGATGGCAGTATCTGTCTAGGATGTAATACGTGTGCAATGGCCTGTAAAAATCAGTATCATCAAGATGATGGAATTTTATGGCGCAAAGTAAGGGAAATTGGGGCAGAAGATTATTTGATAGACAACAACAATATCTTGCCAGCCTTAACGTCGTATCAAAAAGCACCAAAAGTGCAGATGCCGATGGAGCGTTTCTATTTTTCATTGGCGTGTAACCATTGTGAAAATCCAGCATGCGTGGCGATTTGTCCTGTGGGTGCGCATACGAAAGACCCTGAAACGGGCATTTGTAAACATGACCAAACGATCTGTATTGGCTGTGGAGGATGCGTTAAAGCGTGTCCGTTTGGTGCTTCAAAGTTCAATACCAAAATGGGACAAGCCGAGAAGTGCAGTATGTGTTGGGAAAGGCAAGCCGATGGCAAAACAACGGCGTGTGTTCAGTCCTGTCCTGTAGGCGCGATCGCGATTATCGATCTTCACGATCCAAAATACAAAGAGTATGCGAATGCTGCGCCGATTGGCATTGATTATGCGATTAATGCGGAGACGAAACCGAGCACACGCTTCATTCATCCATCCATGCCCAAAGAGGTTTACAGACTTCCAAAAGGATAATCTTATGAAAACAACACTGCGATTGATTTTGAGTCTTTGTGGTGTTTTTCTTTCACTCGCTTGGGGGCAAATTGCCCCAAGCACTTGTAGTTTTGGCGATCCTCGTTTTGAAGAGCTTTCCCATCAAAACGTTGTGCTCATCGAGCCCAAAAACTACGTGGTGGGCGAAGAAAACTTCGTTATAATACAGCTCGAAAAGCCAGAACTTCCCTCAGGCTACATGGTGAGTGTTTTTGTCGATACGATCACATCACCCAAGAGTGAGCCTGAAGTGCAAGGATGGTACCCAAAAACGAATATAAAGCCTTTAAAAGAGGGATTTTACGAGCTGTCGGTTCGCGTGAACCTGATGTATAAGGGAAGCTGAGGCGGTATTTTGGTTGCAAGTCTTGCAAATACAAAGATTCGTTTTACCGCAAAGAAACCGAAATGATAAGGAGCATCAAACGTGGATAAACTTTTTTTGGAACGATTGAAGACGCTCACTATTCTCTATGCCGAAGATGAAGAGGGCATCCGTAAAAACATTGCCGCATCGCTTCGCTACTATACCAAAGAGGTCATCGAAGCGGAGAATGGCAAAATTGCTTTAGAGCTCTACAGACGTGAAAAACCTGATATTGTACTGACTGATATTTTAATGCCCGTGATGAACGGCGTGGATCTGGTACGAGAGATTCGTAAAACCGATGAAGAGACACCTTTGGTCATTATCTCGGCGCACACCGATAGGGAGTATCTGCTCAAAGTCGTCGATCTGCATTTAGAGCAGTACATCATCAAACCAGTCAATCTTAACGGTCTTTTAGAAGCGCTTGCACGCTGTTTGAAACGCATTTCCCAAACGCATACGATTGTCTATGAACTTCCCTGTGGCTACTCGTACGATGTCGATCATAAATTGCTGAGCTATGAAGGTGAGACCATTCATCTCAATAAAAAAGAGGCGGGATTTTTGGAGTTACTGCTGCATAATAAACAACGCATTGTCACCTACGATGAGTTGCAAGCCCATGTCTGGCAAGATGATGTAATGACCGATAGCGCGCTTCGTTCACTCGTGCGCAATTTACGCAAGAAATTACCGAAAGATTTTATTACCAATTTATCAGGGGTTGGGTACCGATTTGAGATGTGCTAGACTTTTTCTTTTACTGTTTGTGTATGTAACTTTTGGCAATGCACAGGAGTGGAAAAACCCTTTTTACTACCGCAGTGATGAT from Sulfurospirillum multivorans DSM 12446 carries:
- a CDS encoding chaperone NapD produces the protein MNISSIVIQTKPLHVKEIIAICEASDFCDYHFSDEQTGKIVVTIEGENLDEEMSKMKKIEQIPHVICADMMMAYSEDELDKEREMLEHSPSVPDILNDESIALKDIVYKGDLKKKIN
- the ychF gene encoding redox-regulated ATPase YchF; protein product: MGLGVGIVGLPNVGKSTTFNALTKAQNAESANYPFCTIEPNKAVVPVPDPRLEELAKIVNPERIQHSTVDFVDIAGLVKGASAGEGLGNQFLSNIREVEVILHMVRCFEDENITHVENSINPLRDIEIIESELIFADVQQLDKKLDRLKRQAKLEKGAQAMAEIATELRAHLDDIKPVSTFARRDDENFQALDKELRFLSNKTIIYGANVDEAGLLEENSFVKAVKEHAKAVGADVVVLCAKVEEEMIGLEEDEAEEFLKELGIEESGLKQIIRLAFDKLGLASYFTAGVKEVRAWTIEKGWKAPKAAAVIHNDFEKGFIRAEVIGYNDFIAFKGEAGSKEAGKMRLEGKEYIVQDGDVMHFRFNV
- a CDS encoding PepSY-associated TM helix domain-containing protein — its product is MEGAKKIFKQRLQRIHVAVGINISLLLYVAVFFGIFAILLPFVQVWEKPSRHYAMPNVEKVDYSAMIDPVLADPDYPQVNGITITLPGAMHDPALRISTMFMKTKVFNSNTAQEVENEDEQSQLARFLNYMHYGRPFKLFGYLVFGFTAVAAMFLIIGGLMLIWKINYKNSGKNAQSKFAKWHRKIFMWVFPPFIIITLTGALMNIGYNASGPMAYLASKGETFETWKLVGPVLYPNLARIEKKNDTAPMLSMNEILLKAKAIMPEVQIHKITLSNWKDSSAQAKVEGYNPYMPFLNGISNEPSVTLSGVDGSLIAQHKVMDKHWSGLFYDAIFFLHFLFGVDTFTRLFIASLMLVSAFALGFGVLLYMEKQARQFSSNVPIYHWMGKLSLSVMVGVIPATGLLFALQWSLPFDLPERFFWHKSAFALFWIATLTWSFYRLNSYQTAKEFLKLGGILFFISPLIHFYTSGFSPLLLWQEEMMSILSVDIGLFVVGALLLWIGFKLPQEQEKIQAFWTQKFQLKD
- a CDS encoding TonB-dependent siderophore receptor; the encoded protein is MRLLKHSLVAHSVALLLAGSLYAGDGTYTITTTSLKEAIETLSEQSKLPYIMDTNILTGKKATPIKNVEGLEKALKLLLDGTGLEAVIKDNTIIVKQKDDANVALDAITIHAADESAISEGTGSYTTKSMRTATKLNLSTRETPQSVTVLTDQKLEDMGLSSYQEMLSYVTGVSLNRMDERIYPTARGFDVDYYLIDGMPTYAISDAGANDIDLSIYDRVEIVKGANGLMTGAGNPAVGLNFIRKHANSKEVKGEVEVSAGSWDAYSSSMDVSSPLNEEGNIRGRLVAKHEDKKSFMNGYEKTNDIVYGVVDMDLTETTYLSIAAEYQKLDRSGIRWGGLPAFYSDGTRTHFSRSATVSEDYTAWNSETKAFYLDFKQYLYNDISFNLAYSYRKLYGDSSLLYFGGTVDQASGTGEGYVYRYVNDSLYNEQNIDVYISAPFELANLNHEIIFGVMRNTSDLKYNNWGMDYPVSSLASPVMNLYAINVANPNLSMDYATTPHKTTQMGTYVAGKFSLTDDLKLITGLRVSDWKYKNDTGTGNKEFTNELTPYAGLIYDLNENHSVYVSYTDIFKPQDHKDVSGEYLDPIVGKNYETGIKGEYFDKRLNASLSVFRVEQDNVGEATSQFVSGTTDYAYEAVDGVVSKGFEIDINGEITDNWNMGFGIANFEAKDADGNKISTKASRTMANLFTKYTIQKFGFGLGLNYRSKIYTGSGATEITQDAYILTNAMVSYDVDKHMKLQLNVNNIFDKEYYEGIGSDGMVYGSPRNATLSFKYTF